The Prosthecobacter algae genome includes a region encoding these proteins:
- a CDS encoding methyltransferase domain-containing protein, with product MSWETSKCSARRFTQGHLQKLVGQGLDIGAGDDPFRPVAGSCRPWDQKNGDGDAAKLEGVPSSSLDYVYSSHCLEHLNDPVKVLKRWAEVVKKDGYLYITVPDYDLYEGGQGIRNRFHRTAFSLQRDSDPSVPLFNVLDLLRGPLSDRLSVRYAGLCDDNFDPSLPGSVDQTRRGAVCHIEFMAQRK from the coding sequence ATGAGCTGGGAAACCTCCAAATGTTCGGCCCGCCGGTTTACGCAGGGTCACCTTCAGAAACTCGTTGGGCAGGGACTCGACATAGGGGCTGGTGATGACCCGTTCCGGCCCGTTGCCGGGTCCTGCCGTCCGTGGGACCAAAAGAACGGAGATGGAGATGCGGCGAAGCTTGAAGGGGTTCCGTCATCCTCCCTTGATTATGTCTATTCGTCCCACTGCCTGGAGCATCTGAATGATCCTGTGAAAGTTTTGAAGCGGTGGGCCGAGGTGGTCAAAAAAGACGGCTATCTCTACATTACGGTTCCGGACTATGACCTGTATGAAGGCGGCCAAGGAATCCGAAACCGCTTTCACAGAACCGCATTTTCACTTCAACGGGATTCCGATCCGAGCGTCCCCCTTTTTAACGTTCTGGACCTACTTCGAGGGCCGCTTTCAGACCGACTGAGCGTCCGTTATGCAGGTCTTTGCGACGACAATTTTGATCCCTCGCTTCCTGGCTCGGTGGACCAGACCAGACGGGGTGCCGTCTGCCACATCGAATTCATGGCGCAGCGGAAGTAG
- a CDS encoding primase-helicase family protein, giving the protein MEHPSLIVSLQKQLETVGLAPPQDLKAYAEKHTANVQIFYSSSDSKFHFPQSDGNFGTVPWQGFEAAVRAVGLEIPKKDAHAAIEALRAAIITKNGVDQVMPLAGHPIGLTKFKDGTRCLVTKDFKMVIPEKGDPTPLLSYLWDFLGRRPEQYDYVLSWLKIAVSDGLRCLKVGVEKARLRPSQLLAIVGPPGAGKTLFVTLFSELFGGTIQNPFPAMSGAADFQGELAHSVFLVMDDSAESVRADARHKLAKHIKEFLVVPNRRFHPKFRQAFSAPTFQRVLMLGNRDSLAVFPAPEPDFLDKYALLCAYSSQEVSAIRNDEERDAWMNRYKLALPAFVYYLLHEFQIPEAITDGRYGVKAFQDADLLEELSNSDTNRELLRCLREHYVEEDQPLVAGKMSVLGGEEDPQKERWCWEGYSKDFEVLVQSLPADQGWRREFRNRHSAGLLIKALADNYPDIVERGTKVNGNRRWRIYFEPKTKKGGPSKAEALKNYAAKKQTASQHVFQGKFQEIEED; this is encoded by the coding sequence ATGGAACATCCATCTCTTATCGTGAGCCTTCAAAAACAATTGGAAACTGTAGGTCTTGCTCCGCCCCAGGACCTCAAAGCCTACGCTGAAAAACACACTGCCAACGTCCAGATCTTCTACTCCTCAAGTGATAGCAAATTTCACTTTCCGCAGAGCGACGGAAATTTTGGTACTGTGCCTTGGCAGGGATTTGAGGCCGCCGTGCGCGCAGTCGGCCTTGAGATTCCAAAGAAGGATGCACACGCCGCGATTGAGGCACTGCGAGCCGCTATCATTACCAAAAATGGTGTGGATCAGGTGATGCCTCTGGCAGGGCACCCCATCGGTTTAACCAAATTCAAGGATGGCACTCGTTGCCTCGTTACAAAGGATTTCAAAATGGTCATTCCAGAAAAAGGCGATCCAACTCCGCTTCTGTCCTATCTCTGGGATTTCTTGGGCAGGCGTCCCGAGCAGTACGATTATGTCTTATCGTGGCTGAAAATTGCTGTCTCAGACGGGCTGCGTTGTTTGAAAGTGGGCGTTGAAAAAGCCCGCTTACGGCCGTCTCAGTTGCTGGCGATTGTCGGACCTCCTGGGGCGGGCAAAACCCTCTTTGTGACACTGTTTTCAGAGCTATTTGGTGGGACCATCCAAAATCCCTTCCCTGCCATGTCCGGCGCTGCGGATTTTCAGGGCGAACTCGCTCATTCCGTCTTCCTGGTGATGGACGACAGCGCTGAATCAGTTCGTGCCGATGCTCGTCACAAACTTGCCAAGCACATTAAAGAATTCCTGGTGGTTCCCAATCGGCGTTTCCATCCGAAATTCAGGCAAGCATTCTCGGCTCCGACCTTTCAGCGCGTTCTGATGCTCGGTAATCGAGATTCGCTGGCGGTTTTCCCAGCTCCTGAGCCTGATTTCCTGGACAAATACGCACTGCTCTGTGCTTACAGTTCCCAGGAAGTATCAGCGATCCGCAACGACGAAGAGCGGGACGCCTGGATGAACCGATACAAGCTGGCCCTGCCAGCTTTCGTTTACTATCTGCTCCACGAATTCCAGATTCCCGAGGCGATCACCGACGGTCGGTATGGGGTGAAGGCTTTCCAGGATGCGGACCTCCTGGAAGAACTTTCAAATTCCGACACGAACCGAGAACTGCTGCGCTGCCTGCGTGAACATTATGTGGAGGAGGACCAGCCTCTCGTTGCGGGCAAAATGTCGGTGCTGGGAGGCGAAGAAGATCCTCAGAAGGAGAGGTGGTGCTGGGAAGGATATTCCAAGGACTTTGAGGTGCTTGTTCAGTCCCTGCCAGCCGACCAGGGTTGGAGGCGAGAATTCCGCAATCGTCACTCGGCTGGCCTTTTGATCAAAGCCCTCGCCGATAACTATCCAGACATTGTGGAGCGTGGTACCAAGGTTAACGGTAATCGTCGTTGGCGGATCTACTTTGAGCCAAAAACGAAGAAGGGAGGGCCTTCAAAAGCAGAAGCCCTGAAAAACTATGCCGCCAAAAAGCAAACGGCTTCACAGCACGTTTTTCAGGGGAAATTCCAGGAGATCGAAGAGGATTAA
- a CDS encoding RHS repeat-associated core domain-containing protein yields the protein MSSSSEVYYSSSEPQSSSSEVPSSSSIPDSSSSLPYSSSSLPYSSSSSSLQSSSSSLSSEGPPTFQPKEKATSLPVVPPEQNGTGEQYQKQETLDTYGRRSETINPRGNITLIGYNNATGAVVRRVSDASPPPESGAEMALQALSDGQQNLVTDYECDNHGRVLREFGPVHEAQVRVDESTVEALMVRKVDYTVYRDDLRQVLKTTGYARGDGPDYTFVTVGSVRITCRDDAGRITDEIEATRVADTGPLSYAETFPRKRWNKWTRQIYDGWGQLLSLRVYHCLPESGDGERNINFNETCYGYDSMGRENRVVSPGGTISRTVFDARDLVTSRWVGTCDAGATDTDPAGGGTLGNNMVVVLENEYDGGQSGGDGLLTKETKPVDSDSENDRSVEHTYDFRGRRVDTLTSDGSHLFISRNLYDNLDRVTGVDTYHTAVAPENLTGRQRWYFDNQGRIYREEKYAVDPEDGSNWVALVGQKWYDSDGNLIKEIKPGSEAITLLTYDNLGREVMRYLAYAPPSTSSSSEPSSEEPGSSSSSSSSIPFSSEDMSSASQSSSSELQSESSSSSFRSSNSSEDPSSSSVEESVSYSSSSSSSGSDSSSSSSIESIPPFSSSLMFPSSSSMGSSSSEDDSSSSFHSWASESYSGTITPPCECPAEGDEETCPVSQGPVRYSNGQIVLEETDLSTWGFAGWAHSRSYGNLLAGESPAQNGNLWLVRQLSNLVFDAGENGDCIIATRGANSSLWFQPDGLGGWLPMFGFKNSLVHDEINHRYVLTTPEGQSFVYFDTSVEIPAMLQGRLQSFVDAGGLVIAMQYNELFQMVRMNQTDGSQNNDFVYSYLGDEAGPNAGQLERVTLEINGVPVRQVIYRYYSEGQAGGLSRDLQQVTIREYNTLSSAWQTLRRQAYRYYTTNAPGGCTHGLKYELGPESYARMVASGLDPLSSSDTEWAAYADKHFRYDASRRVVREDLRGGRRTYLFAYQTNPDDPGYEDYNSWYSKTTETNPDGTIITIFANRAGRSILNRIEAGAKQWCNYFHYNDEGRLDLRAWPSAVAGVVEPDEENPNLVVNLKSNQGLIKIKTYYGMTNPTNGAVAGYLESEGVQKGEDGVYVMTRKVTYVTHTVDGVSIHPLASEEVFPEAGEPGVTTTFQFSWYGPGSGGASMFGFGTGAFSRGVEAELEDLVVVEQIRTTWNEASEEIMTTSWQRFDDAIGNGPLHGPEGPSPKARRSYQAQWFDGAGRPVATADYGTNGGMLLSRPDVVPARSDVVLVSSTHYKEDGEANTTVTADGIETRWQNDAAGRRIRLVENFKAGLGADSPDANRTTQYAYAPDGGLSRLTLRNAETGDQVTRWEFGTTLADSKVARSDLLRIKIFPSGAGVVYACGELSSGAQRIQYGYNRQGQIIEMKDPNGTVHAYDYDQMGRPTQDRATALAAGINDTVRRLQTAYDSKRLLRASVTSYNDPVPGQGSLLNEVAFEYDELANLSADRQAHSGPVTPETPSVLYKNETGWSNSARRQYMIYPDGLRLLDYDYGPDGEVDDKLSRVRALKSASEDEDTCRYTYIGSGRCVEIAYPQPSVRLSYRKAALAPAGDAGDAYNGYDRFGRTVDMRWLQGEGDANVLDRIQYGFNRVSNRTWRRNLAALLGGQDQAWIYDGLSQVKSGALGTLNINQTAIGGIPARAENWDYDATGNWRRWRQMEDGDVLLDQTRVHNRDNQITQIDGNSEGILYDPAGNTLLIPPDAAGSWSTPQALVWDAWNRLMTVKQENGTPISQHAYDGLSRRVMKLGAAELRHYYYNDQWKCIEERVAGPAESSSSEGVWSSSSSVESSSSSVGIPSSSSYGWPYSSSLSTGPYSSSYETPASSSSDLEDPPEPSAYYRCNEPSSGDGLINIMGGSSAGNFNPHGTAGSVSGMCLGGRRINEYGSGSGWFSAPSSIDFNPGSYYPLFFSFWFKPETLAGTQVLVSKPDEYQILLEESGSILFQLSVSGGGWTKEVRIYQSFSTGEWYHLQAWIIASQTMGVSINFNLATGSQSLGAGEYANDAGNPFCLGYESIPESSTSSRVTSIESVETMAGFNGVIDEMAFFLQELNEEQRAALYNNGAGLFYNGDSWGPCGTSLRRQPLRPLSFQGDISWLAEASSSTSVAAQYVWGARPGHRDELILRDRDSGGADLDERLWCLMDYYDPTSVVSNEGAVMERYQFSAFGLRSVLTSDFISRTASHYEWDFGFKGQFLDLSVGYYNYGYRYYSPGLGRWLSRDPIGESGGVNIYTYALNRSVNALDYLGLEIEEVPDADCFGPITGKQTKVPLSVKKSGKILNKLGWSLSYAAISAERKSCCTLCPGGGSGILEWETAKTEGKLGVSVSPWGASGQFGGSSASFWIGAKFGFEFKLEGSVSMVKNSCDSSEKTKICLSGSAEPTVDIGGGFSVTTGPFALETSISARLSGAIGIFGCYTCHNGSCDYSGLKWARNFAISFETPWWLGNNRTTVWSYQETGPFDWS from the coding sequence ATGAGCTCTTCTTCCGAAGTCTATTACTCCTCTTCCGAGCCTCAATCATCGTCCTCTGAAGTTCCTTCGTCGTCTTCAATTCCCGACTCTTCATCGTCGCTTCCGTATTCGTCTTCATCTTTGCCCTATTCTTCAAGCAGCTCCAGTCTGCAGTCCTCCTCATCAAGCCTTTCCAGTGAAGGGCCGCCGACCTTCCAGCCAAAAGAGAAAGCGACTTCGTTGCCCGTGGTTCCACCTGAACAAAACGGCACTGGAGAGCAATATCAGAAGCAGGAGACGCTGGATACCTACGGACGCCGTTCAGAGACCATCAATCCGCGCGGGAATATCACGCTGATCGGCTACAACAATGCGACAGGGGCGGTTGTCAGGCGGGTGAGTGATGCCAGCCCTCCTCCAGAGTCAGGAGCTGAGATGGCCTTGCAGGCGCTCTCAGATGGTCAACAAAACCTTGTGACTGATTATGAGTGTGACAACCATGGGCGGGTTTTGAGGGAGTTTGGTCCGGTACATGAGGCCCAGGTGCGCGTTGACGAATCCACGGTGGAGGCCCTCATGGTGCGAAAAGTAGATTATACCGTTTACCGGGACGATTTGCGACAGGTCTTGAAAACGACCGGTTATGCACGAGGAGACGGCCCAGATTACACGTTTGTGACGGTGGGCTCGGTCAGAATCACATGCCGCGATGATGCAGGGCGTATCACTGACGAGATCGAGGCCACCCGTGTCGCAGACACCGGCCCCCTGTCTTATGCCGAGACTTTCCCCCGCAAACGATGGAACAAATGGACACGGCAGATTTATGATGGGTGGGGGCAGTTGCTATCCCTCCGGGTTTATCATTGCTTGCCTGAAAGCGGAGACGGAGAGAGGAACATCAATTTCAACGAGACCTGTTATGGCTATGATTCCATGGGCAGGGAAAACCGGGTTGTGAGTCCTGGCGGAACCATTTCGCGGACCGTTTTCGACGCACGCGATCTGGTAACTAGCCGGTGGGTCGGGACCTGTGATGCAGGTGCCACAGATACGGACCCAGCCGGGGGCGGAACCCTCGGCAATAACATGGTGGTCGTTCTGGAAAACGAGTACGACGGCGGCCAAAGCGGTGGGGATGGTCTGCTGACGAAAGAAACAAAGCCTGTAGACAGCGACTCTGAGAATGACCGCAGTGTTGAACACACCTATGACTTTCGCGGGCGGAGAGTGGACACGCTAACCAGCGATGGCAGTCATCTGTTCATTTCGAGGAACCTTTACGACAACCTGGACCGTGTCACCGGTGTGGATACCTATCACACGGCCGTAGCGCCTGAAAATCTGACCGGGCGTCAGAGATGGTATTTTGACAATCAAGGCCGGATTTACCGGGAGGAGAAGTATGCGGTAGATCCTGAAGACGGCAGCAACTGGGTGGCCTTGGTTGGACAAAAATGGTATGATTCAGACGGCAATCTCATCAAGGAGATCAAACCGGGAAGTGAGGCGATAACCCTTCTAACCTACGACAATCTGGGCCGTGAGGTGATGAGGTATCTGGCCTATGCGCCCCCCAGCACATCTTCGTCCTCGGAACCGAGCTCTGAGGAACCTGGGTCGAGTTCCAGTTCATCAAGTTCGATCCCCTTCAGTTCCGAAGATATGAGCTCCGCCTCACAGAGCTCCTCTTCAGAGCTCCAAAGCGAGAGTTCCAGTTCGAGCTTCCGTTCTAGCAATTCCAGCGAGGATCCTAGTTCATCTTCTGTCGAGGAAAGCGTCAGCTATAGTTCGAGTTCCAGCTCGAGCGGTTCCGATAGCAGTTCGAGCAGCTCAATTGAATCGATTCCGCCGTTTTCTTCGAGCTTGATGTTCCCCAGTTCGTCAAGCATGGGGTCGTCGTCGTCGGAAGACGATTCCTCGTCGTCTTTTCATTCTTGGGCAAGCGAAAGCTATAGCGGTACCATCACTCCTCCTTGCGAGTGCCCGGCAGAGGGGGACGAAGAAACCTGTCCGGTTTCGCAGGGGCCTGTTCGTTATTCAAACGGACAGATAGTCCTGGAGGAAACTGACCTTTCTACCTGGGGCTTCGCCGGATGGGCGCATTCACGATCATACGGCAATCTGCTGGCAGGAGAAAGCCCGGCCCAGAACGGCAATCTCTGGCTGGTCCGCCAGCTTTCCAATCTGGTATTCGACGCCGGTGAAAACGGTGACTGCATAATTGCCACACGGGGGGCAAATTCCAGCCTGTGGTTCCAGCCCGATGGTCTTGGTGGATGGCTGCCCATGTTCGGATTCAAGAACAGCCTGGTTCACGATGAAATTAATCATCGTTATGTTTTGACGACACCCGAAGGCCAGAGCTTCGTGTATTTTGACACCAGCGTAGAAATCCCGGCAATGCTGCAAGGGAGGCTGCAAAGTTTTGTGGATGCCGGTGGCCTGGTAATCGCCATGCAGTACAACGAGCTCTTCCAGATGGTGCGAATGAACCAGACGGACGGGTCTCAAAACAACGACTTTGTTTACAGCTATCTCGGCGATGAAGCCGGACCCAATGCAGGCCAGTTGGAGCGTGTCACGCTGGAGATCAACGGAGTTCCAGTTCGCCAGGTCATCTACCGGTATTATAGCGAGGGGCAGGCCGGGGGATTAAGCCGCGATTTGCAGCAGGTGACCATCCGTGAATACAATACCTTGTCCTCAGCCTGGCAGACGCTGCGCCGACAAGCATACCGTTACTACACGACCAATGCACCCGGCGGCTGCACCCATGGTCTCAAATACGAACTCGGGCCAGAGAGCTACGCACGAATGGTTGCCTCGGGCCTCGATCCGCTGAGCTCTTCAGATACCGAATGGGCAGCCTACGCCGACAAGCATTTCCGCTACGACGCTTCGCGAAGGGTAGTGCGGGAGGACCTTCGCGGAGGACGACGCACCTACCTGTTTGCCTACCAGACCAACCCTGACGATCCAGGCTACGAAGACTACAATTCCTGGTACTCCAAAACGACCGAGACCAATCCGGATGGCACCATCATTACCATATTTGCCAACCGGGCAGGTCGTTCCATCCTCAACCGGATAGAGGCCGGAGCAAAACAATGGTGTAACTACTTTCATTACAATGATGAAGGACGTCTGGACCTTCGAGCCTGGCCTTCGGCCGTCGCCGGCGTCGTAGAGCCAGACGAAGAAAATCCCAACCTGGTGGTCAACCTCAAGAGCAACCAGGGACTGATCAAAATCAAAACCTACTACGGCATGACCAACCCGACAAACGGGGCCGTGGCTGGTTATCTGGAGTCGGAAGGCGTCCAGAAAGGTGAGGACGGGGTGTACGTGATGACCCGAAAAGTCACTTATGTCACCCACACGGTGGACGGCGTGTCCATTCATCCTCTGGCCTCAGAGGAAGTCTTTCCGGAAGCCGGAGAACCGGGGGTCACGACGACTTTCCAGTTCTCCTGGTATGGCCCCGGTTCAGGAGGGGCTTCCATGTTCGGATTTGGCACCGGAGCCTTTAGTCGCGGGGTGGAAGCAGAACTGGAGGATTTGGTTGTTGTCGAACAGATACGCACTACCTGGAACGAGGCATCGGAGGAGATCATGACCACGTCGTGGCAGCGCTTCGATGACGCTATAGGGAACGGACCGTTGCATGGTCCTGAAGGTCCGTCACCGAAAGCTCGGCGAAGCTATCAAGCCCAATGGTTCGACGGGGCGGGCAGACCAGTGGCGACAGCAGACTACGGGACGAACGGTGGTATGCTGCTCAGCCGCCCGGATGTAGTGCCGGCCCGGTCGGATGTTGTTCTGGTCAGTTCGACCCACTACAAAGAAGATGGCGAAGCCAATACTACGGTGACGGCTGACGGCATCGAAACCCGTTGGCAGAATGATGCGGCTGGCCGCCGAATCCGGCTTGTGGAAAACTTCAAGGCAGGTTTGGGCGCAGACAGTCCCGATGCCAACCGGACCACGCAATACGCCTACGCTCCGGATGGCGGCTTGTCCCGCCTGACATTGCGCAATGCAGAAACAGGGGACCAAGTCACCCGGTGGGAATTTGGTACGACTCTGGCTGATTCCAAAGTGGCGCGTAGCGACTTGCTGCGAATTAAAATCTTTCCTAGTGGGGCAGGAGTGGTGTATGCTTGCGGGGAATTGAGTTCGGGTGCTCAGCGCATCCAATACGGTTACAACCGTCAGGGACAAATCATTGAGATGAAAGATCCTAACGGCACTGTGCATGCCTATGATTACGATCAAATGGGCCGACCTACCCAGGACCGGGCTACGGCTTTGGCCGCAGGCATCAACGACACCGTTCGCCGTCTTCAGACGGCTTATGACAGCAAACGGCTCCTCAGAGCCTCGGTCACCAGTTACAATGACCCCGTGCCCGGACAAGGGAGTCTGCTCAATGAAGTCGCCTTTGAATATGATGAGCTGGCCAACCTGTCCGCAGATAGGCAGGCGCATTCCGGGCCGGTCACTCCTGAGACGCCATCAGTCCTCTACAAAAACGAGACGGGCTGGAGTAACTCTGCCCGACGACAATACATGATTTACCCGGACGGCCTGCGCCTCCTTGACTATGACTACGGTCCTGATGGCGAGGTCGATGACAAACTTAGCCGAGTCCGTGCCCTGAAATCCGCCAGTGAAGATGAAGACACCTGCCGCTATACCTACATAGGTTCTGGCCGCTGCGTGGAGATCGCCTATCCGCAGCCCTCAGTCCGCCTGAGCTACCGCAAAGCCGCCCTGGCCCCGGCCGGTGACGCGGGAGACGCTTACAATGGCTACGACCGCTTTGGCCGCACCGTGGACATGCGCTGGCTTCAAGGGGAGGGCGATGCCAATGTGCTGGACCGCATCCAGTATGGCTTTAACCGGGTGAGCAACCGGACGTGGAGGCGCAACCTAGCTGCACTGCTTGGAGGGCAGGATCAGGCCTGGATCTATGACGGATTATCACAAGTCAAAAGCGGGGCGTTAGGGACGCTTAACATCAACCAGACTGCAATCGGAGGTATTCCTGCGAGGGCAGAAAACTGGGATTATGACGCAACCGGCAACTGGCGGCGCTGGCGGCAAATGGAGGATGGCGATGTGCTCCTGGACCAAACCCGAGTTCATAATCGCGACAACCAGATCACCCAGATTGACGGCAACAGCGAAGGCATACTCTATGACCCCGCAGGTAACACCCTTCTGATTCCGCCAGATGCAGCCGGGTCCTGGAGCACACCGCAGGCACTCGTATGGGATGCTTGGAACCGCCTGATGACTGTGAAGCAGGAGAACGGCACCCCCATTTCACAACATGCCTACGATGGCCTGTCCAGGCGGGTGATGAAGCTGGGTGCGGCAGAGCTGCGCCACTACTACTACAACGACCAATGGAAATGCATTGAGGAAAGAGTGGCCGGGCCGGCTGAGTCGTCTTCCAGCGAAGGGGTATGGTCCAGCAGCAGCTCCGTCGAGTCATCCTCAAGCTCGGTGGGGATACCTTCCAGCAGCAGCTACGGCTGGCCGTATTCGTCAAGCCTGAGCACGGGACCGTATTCTTCAAGCTATGAAACACCCGCATCTTCAAGCAGCGACTTGGAGGACCCTCCGGAGCCCTCAGCATACTATCGTTGCAACGAGCCGAGCTCAGGGGACGGACTGATCAATATCATGGGGGGAAGCAGTGCCGGGAACTTTAACCCGCATGGCACAGCCGGGTCAGTCAGCGGGATGTGCCTCGGGGGGCGAAGAATCAACGAGTATGGCTCTGGCAGCGGTTGGTTCAGCGCCCCCTCTTCAATAGACTTCAATCCGGGCTCTTACTATCCCCTGTTCTTTTCTTTCTGGTTCAAACCTGAGACGTTGGCAGGAACCCAGGTGTTGGTAAGCAAGCCTGACGAATATCAAATTTTGCTTGAAGAATCAGGCAGCATCCTCTTCCAATTGAGTGTTAGCGGTGGCGGCTGGACCAAAGAGGTTCGTATTTACCAGAGCTTCTCCACTGGTGAATGGTACCACCTGCAGGCCTGGATTATTGCCAGCCAAACCATGGGGGTCAGCATTAACTTCAACCTGGCCACCGGCAGCCAAAGTCTCGGTGCTGGCGAGTATGCAAACGACGCCGGCAATCCGTTCTGCCTGGGTTACGAATCGATTCCCGAATCTTCGACTTCCAGCAGGGTTACCAGCATCGAGAGCGTGGAAACCATGGCAGGTTTTAATGGAGTCATCGATGAAATGGCATTCTTCTTGCAGGAGTTGAATGAAGAACAGCGGGCAGCGCTCTATAACAATGGCGCCGGGCTGTTCTACAATGGCGACAGCTGGGGCCCCTGCGGAACTTCTTTGCGGCGGCAGCCATTGCGCCCGCTCAGCTTCCAGGGAGACATTTCATGGCTGGCAGAAGCCAGCAGCAGCACGTCTGTGGCAGCCCAGTATGTGTGGGGAGCACGGCCTGGACATCGTGACGAGTTGATTTTACGAGACCGGGACAGTGGGGGGGCTGATCTCGACGAGCGTCTGTGGTGTCTGATGGACTACTACGATCCTACCTCGGTTGTGAGCAACGAAGGCGCGGTGATGGAGCGCTATCAGTTCAGCGCCTTTGGCTTACGCAGCGTCCTGACTTCCGACTTCATTTCACGCACCGCAAGTCATTATGAATGGGACTTCGGATTTAAAGGGCAGTTTCTGGATTTAAGCGTAGGGTACTACAATTATGGCTACCGTTATTATTCACCAGGACTAGGTCGGTGGTTAAGTAGAGACCCGATAGGAGAGAGTGGGGGTGTTAATATTTATACATACGCCCTTAATAGGTCAGTAAATGCGTTAGATTACCTTGGATTAGAGATTGAAGAAGTTCCTGACGCGGATTGCTTTGGCCCCATAACCGGGAAACAGACGAAGGTTCCGTTATCAGTAAAAAAGAGTGGTAAAATACTAAATAAATTAGGATGGAGTCTCTCGTATGCAGCTATAAGTGCAGAAAGAAAAAGTTGCTGCACCTTATGCCCTGGAGGAGGTTCGGGAATCTTGGAGTGGGAGACGGCCAAAACGGAGGGAAAACTGGGTGTCTCAGTCTCTCCATGGGGGGCGTCGGGGCAATTTGGTGGCAGCTCGGCAAGCTTTTGGATCGGTGCTAAATTTGGGTTTGAATTCAAGCTTGAGGGATCGGTATCGATGGTTAAAAATTCCTGTGACAGTAGTGAAAAGACAAAAATATGCTTATCGGGTTCTGCAGAACCAACCGTCGACATTGGAGGTGGATTCTCTGTCACTACAGGACCATTTGCGTTAGAAACGAGTATTTCAGCAAGACTCAGTGGAGCGATAGGTATTTTTGGTTGCTACACCTGCCACAATGGTAGTTGCGACTATTCTGGGCTGAAGTGGGCTAGAAATTTCGCAATTTCTTTTGAGACACCTTGGTGGCTAGGAAATAATAGGACTACTGTGTGGTCTTACCAAGAAACCGGTCCGTTTGATTGGTCATAA